One Cyanobium sp. Tous-M-B4 DNA segment encodes these proteins:
- the tsf gene encoding translation elongation factor Ts, which yields MAEISAKLVKELRDKTGAGMMDCKKALSECGGDATKATEWLRQKGIATAEKKAGRTAAEGAVGSYIHTGARVGVLVEVNCETDFVARGDVFQELLRNVAMQIAACPGVEYVSIDQIPAEVSEREKSIEMGRDDLEGKPEQMKVKIVEGRIGKRLKELALLDQPFIKDSAVTVAEMVKQVAGKVGENIQVRRFTRFTLGEGIEVEKSDFAAEVAAMSQTA from the coding sequence ATGGCTGAGATTTCGGCAAAGCTAGTTAAAGAACTGCGCGATAAAACCGGCGCAGGAATGATGGATTGCAAGAAGGCGCTCTCCGAATGTGGTGGCGATGCCACCAAAGCCACCGAATGGTTGCGCCAGAAGGGCATTGCGACCGCTGAGAAAAAGGCTGGACGCACCGCCGCTGAAGGTGCAGTGGGCAGCTACATCCACACCGGCGCTCGTGTGGGCGTGCTGGTTGAGGTCAACTGCGAAACCGACTTCGTAGCCCGTGGCGACGTTTTCCAGGAATTGCTGCGCAATGTGGCCATGCAGATCGCTGCCTGTCCTGGTGTGGAATACGTAAGTATCGATCAGATTCCTGCTGAGGTTTCAGAGCGCGAAAAGTCCATCGAGATGGGTCGTGATGATCTCGAGGGCAAACCCGAGCAGATGAAGGTCAAAATCGTTGAGGGCCGAATTGGCAAGCGCCTCAAGGAACTGGCCCTGCTTGATCAGCCTTTCATCAAAGACAGCGCTGTCACCGTGGCGGAGATGGTGAAGCAGGTGGCCGGCAAGGTGGGCGAAAACATCCAGGTGCGTCGCTTCACCCGCTTCACCCTTGGTGAGGGCATTGAGGTGGAGAAATCTGATTTCGCTGCCGAAGTGGCAGCCATGAGCCAGACGGCCTGA
- the rpsB gene encoding 30S ribosomal protein S2: MAVVTLAEMMEAGAHFGHQTRRWNPKMSRYIYCARNGVHIIDLVQTAVCMNNAYKWTRSAARSGKRFLFVGTKKQASEVIAIEATRCGASYVNQRWLGGMLTNWTTMRARIDRLKDLERMESSGAIAMRPKKEAAVLRRELERLQKYLGGLKNMRRLPDVVVLVDQRRETNAVLEARKLDIPLVSMLDTNCDPDLCDVPIPCNDDAVRSVQLVLGRLADAINEGRHGAQDQGRDDEG, encoded by the coding sequence ATGGCTGTTGTAACTCTTGCCGAGATGATGGAGGCGGGTGCCCACTTTGGGCACCAAACGCGCCGTTGGAACCCCAAGATGTCGCGCTACATCTACTGCGCGCGTAACGGCGTTCACATCATTGATTTGGTGCAGACCGCCGTCTGCATGAACAACGCCTACAAGTGGACCCGCAGCGCGGCCCGCAGTGGCAAGCGCTTTCTGTTTGTTGGCACCAAGAAGCAGGCGTCTGAAGTAATTGCGATTGAGGCCACCCGTTGCGGCGCCTCCTACGTCAACCAGCGCTGGCTGGGCGGCATGCTCACCAACTGGACCACAATGCGTGCTCGCATCGATCGGCTCAAGGATCTGGAGCGCATGGAAAGTTCGGGCGCCATCGCGATGCGACCCAAAAAGGAGGCTGCTGTGCTGCGCCGTGAACTTGAGCGCCTGCAGAAGTATCTCGGTGGTTTGAAGAACATGCGCCGCCTGCCCGACGTAGTCGTGCTGGTCGATCAGCGCCGTGAAACCAACGCTGTCCTGGAAGCTCGCAAGCTTGATATTCCCTTGGTGTCCATGCTCGACACCAACTGTGATCCCGACCTCTGCGACGTGCCGATCCCCTGCAACGACGACGCCGTTCGTTCCGTGCAGCTGGTGCTTGGCCGCCTTGCCGATGCCATCAACGAAGGCCGCCACGGAGCTCAAGATCAGGGCCGCGACGACGAGGGCTGA
- a CDS encoding glycosyltransferase family 2 protein → MFLSVVIPTYNRLPILQKCLLALEDQDPSAEITGYEVVLVDDGSTDATVSWLRQHNVQLPHLRLIEQEHGGPAEGRNRGVEAARGDVVVFIDSDLVVTPSFLRSHAAALEREWQRRGNRRCFTYGAVINTANFQDPCSEPHKLQDYSFAYFATGNVAIDRQLLEQAGLFDTSFRLYGWEDLELGERLRRLGVGLVRCPEAVGYHWHPALNLDQIPDLIRVERERAKMGLVFYQKHPTRRVRLIIQFTWLHRLLWEALTLGGLLNERSLRPLLAWLIRSGHPGVAMELLRVPLNRLGVRALFAEAQALKGPGPAPSPI, encoded by the coding sequence ATGTTCCTCAGCGTCGTCATCCCCACCTACAACCGCTTGCCGATCCTGCAGAAGTGCCTGCTGGCCCTAGAGGACCAGGATCCCTCAGCAGAGATCACGGGCTACGAGGTTGTGCTGGTCGACGATGGCTCAACCGATGCCACCGTTAGCTGGCTGCGGCAGCACAACGTGCAGCTGCCGCACCTGCGACTGATCGAGCAGGAGCACGGTGGTCCTGCTGAGGGCCGCAATCGGGGTGTGGAGGCAGCCCGTGGCGACGTGGTCGTTTTCATCGACAGCGACTTGGTGGTCACCCCCAGCTTTCTGCGCAGCCACGCTGCAGCCCTAGAGCGCGAGTGGCAGCGGCGCGGCAACCGCCGCTGTTTCACCTATGGGGCCGTCATAAACACGGCAAATTTCCAGGATCCCTGCAGCGAACCACACAAGCTTCAGGATTATTCCTTTGCCTATTTCGCCACCGGCAACGTGGCGATTGATCGACAGCTGCTTGAGCAGGCCGGCCTGTTTGACACGAGCTTCCGTTTGTATGGCTGGGAAGACCTGGAGCTCGGCGAACGACTGCGGCGGCTTGGAGTTGGCCTGGTGCGCTGCCCGGAGGCCGTTGGCTATCACTGGCATCCGGCCCTGAATTTGGATCAGATCCCCGACTTGATTCGGGTGGAGAGGGAGCGAGCAAAAATGGGACTGGTCTTCTACCAAAAGCACCCCACCCGGCGGGTGAGGCTGATAATTCAGTTCACTTGGCTGCATCGCCTGCTCTGGGAGGCGCTCACCCTGGGCGGCCTGCTCAACGAACGCAGCCTGCGTCCCCTGCTGGCCTGGTTGATCCGCAGCGGCCATCCCGGTGTGGCCATGGAGCTGCTGCGAGTGCCTCTCAACCGCCTGGGAGTGCGGGCTCTGTTTGCAGAAGCCCAAGCACTCAAGGGCCCAGGTCCAGCCCCTAGCCCTATTTGA
- a CDS encoding DevA family ABC transporter ATP-binding protein yields MAAMVRLDGLRHSFGSGVNRRQVLQDISLCVDPGEVVLLTGPSGCGKTTLLTLIGALRQVQEGSVQVFGEELRGASRTARLKLRRRIGMIIQGHNLLRCLTAEQNVQMGADLLQGLSYRARRDRSREWLRAVGLSDHLGKLPHDLSGGQKQRVSIARALAARPQLLLADEPTASLDSRTGREVVELLKGLAKDQGCGVLMVTHDPRILDVADRLVQMEDGQLSNGAFAIE; encoded by the coding sequence ATGGCTGCGATGGTGCGCCTGGATGGCTTGAGGCACTCATTTGGCAGTGGCGTCAATCGCCGCCAGGTGCTCCAGGACATCAGCCTTTGCGTTGATCCCGGTGAGGTGGTGCTACTTACCGGTCCCTCCGGCTGCGGCAAAACAACCCTCTTGACACTGATTGGAGCTCTGCGCCAGGTGCAGGAGGGCTCGGTCCAGGTGTTTGGCGAAGAGCTCAGGGGAGCAAGTCGGACCGCCCGGCTCAAATTGCGCCGCAGGATCGGCATGATCATTCAGGGCCACAACCTGCTCAGGTGCCTTACGGCAGAGCAAAACGTACAGATGGGTGCAGACTTGCTGCAAGGGCTCAGTTATCGAGCCCGTAGGGATAGATCTCGGGAATGGTTGCGGGCCGTGGGGTTGAGCGACCATCTCGGCAAGCTGCCCCATGATCTCTCCGGTGGGCAGAAGCAAAGGGTTTCGATCGCTAGGGCTCTAGCCGCCAGGCCCCAGCTCCTATTGGCCGATGAGCCCACGGCATCGCTGGATTCCCGTACCGGCCGTGAGGTGGTCGAGCTGCTTAAGGGGCTAGCTAAAGACCAGGGATGCGGTGTGTTGATGGTGACCCACGACCCTCGGATTCTTGATGTGGCAGACCGACTTGTGCAGATGGAGGACGGTCAGTTGAGCAACGGCGCCTTCGCAATTGAGTAA